Proteins encoded together in one Coffea arabica cultivar ET-39 chromosome 2c, Coffea Arabica ET-39 HiFi, whole genome shotgun sequence window:
- the LOC113725309 gene encoding sister chromatid cohesion 1 protein 1 isoform X4 — protein sequence MKPCLFSRVTLSLGGAFLLRIGVRWRSNSANPEHSRRTEKICCGVEIEEDHIGMAATTKEKITRKKLDKLDIIKICEEILNPSVPMALRLSSILMGGVVIVYERKVKLLYDDVNRLLVELNQAWKVQLVSDPTVLPKGKAQAKYESITLPAIREEDIEEMETLQHSNVPTTMGFTQTAYFSMRLDNMDDSYINPNPEEDLPQDDHQANPADITLFDSHDPSMADTIMHNRFERFDIEGDEDTQLNFAASEHATIPSTLVPSPPPQDKPYPSDEVQDHNPEAQVNQQVAKDKKVLQQDQLRQGPTRKRARQPAAMAMDCEQTIIPGHVYQSWLQNTSDITSRRRKNSQRSGAMSKRKIANITELPLTVLHDGLFTYGNREVHFPAPLLELWKKCTQPAHDSASGGTWTRQPPDPSSSSQPERIHKRDPIGYPIEDFHSGVGSQTEEISIEKQRTNHDISMQPEILMEEIGTDTANTKVPFSGAYIGALSQSNLMATPGDSSDEVRSIPSSGSGHGFLSNDSEVNLARSNMKRPHSSPRHRVYGLEPVAEENSSHPNFKLSRLSENGLIPDNELMVETGPTQTQKHPIAGQTNDQITRSIQMQDFAIIFLNNLLLFTRDFEYIVCVIHSLLEHGVYRQLKAHFETPGSSEAESLNQLARGMDKKRAAALFLRTCVLATQDVIRVQQKKPYGDILISRGPKM from the exons ATGAAACCTTGCTTGTTTTCAAGAGTAACCCTATCCCTCGGAGGAGCATTCCTTCTTCGCATCGGCGTACGTTGGCGCTCAAATTCGGCAAATCCAGAACACTCAAGACGGACGGAAAAAATATGCTGTGGTGTAGAAATTGAAGAAGATCATATAGG GATGGCGGCTACGACCAAAGAGAAGATTACCCGTAAAAAACTGGACAAGCTCGACATTATCAAAATCTG CGAAGAGATTTTGAATCCATCGGTTCCAATGGCTCTCAGACTCTCCAGTATTCTCATGG GTGGAGTCGTCATCGTCTACGAACGCAAAGTGAAACTCCTCTACG ATGATGTAAATCGTCTCCTG GTGGAGTTAAACCAAGCTTGGAAAGTTCAATTAGTGTCAGATCCAACCGTATTGCCTAAGGGCAAAGCTCAAGCCAA ATATGAATCCATTACTCTACCAGCAATTAGGGAGGAGGATATTGAAGAAAtggaaactcttcaacattctaaTGTGCCCACAACAATGGGGTTTACACAAACTGCCTATTTTTCAATG AGGCTGGATAACATGGATGATTCCTACATCAATCCAAATCCGGAGGAGGATCTTCCGCAGGATGACCATCAAG CTAATCCAGCTGATATCACTTTATTTGATAGCCATGATCCATCTATGGCGGACACAATCATGCATAACCGCTTTGAAAG GTTTGATATTGAAGGAGATGAGGACACACAATTGAACTTTGCAGCTTCAGAACATGCTACTATTCCTAGTACTCTTGTACCTTCTCCACCTCCTCAAGACAAACCCTATCCAT CTGATGAAGTACAGGATCACAATCCTGAGGCCCAAGTAAATCAGCAGGTTGCTAAAGACAAGAAAGTTCTTCAG CAGGATCAGTTAAGGCAAGGTCCAACTCGAAAGAGAGCAAGGCAGCCTGCTGCCATGGCAATGGACTGTGAGCAAACCATTATCCCTGGTCACGTATATCAATCTTGGCTTCAGAACACCTCCGATATTAcctcaagaagaagaaagaatagT CAGCGATCAGGTGCCATGTCCAAAAGGAAGATAGCAAATATCACGGAACTTCCTCTTACCGTTCTACATGATGGATTATTCACTTATGGGAACAGAGAAGTGCATTTTCCTGCTCCTCTTCTTGAACTATGGAAAAAATGTACCCAGCCAGCTCATGATTCAGCTTCGG GTGGGACTTGGACACGTCAACCCCCTGATCCATCATCGTCATCTCAACCAGAGCGAATACATAAACGAGATCCAATTGGTTAT CCCATTGAAGATTTTCATAGTGGTGTTGGCTCTCAAACTGAGGAAATTTCCATCGAGAAGCAGAGGACAAATCATGACATAAGCATGCAACCTGAAATTCTTATGGAGGAGATAGGAACTGATACTGCAAATACCAAAGTGCCATTTTCTGGGGCTTACATAGGGGCCCTCAGTCAGAGCAACCTGATGGCAACACCAGGAGATTCCA GTGATGAAGTAAGATCGATCCCGAGCTCGGGGTCTGGTCATGGTTTCCTGTCAAATGATTCAGAAGTCAATTTGGCAAG GTCCAACATGAAAAGACCACACTCTTCACCTAGGCACAGAGTTTATGGCCTTGAACCGGTGGCAGAGGAGAACTCGTCGCATCCAAACTTCAAGTTGTCTAGACTATCTGAAAATGGTCTTATACCAGATAATG AACTTATGGTGGAAACTGGACCAACGCAAACCCAGAAACATCCAATTGCTGGTCAAACTAATGATCAGATCACTCGTTCGATTCAAATGCAAGACTTTGCAATCATATTTTTGAATAATCTTCTTCTCTTTACTCGTGACTTTGAGTATATAGTTTGTGTAATTCATTCTCTTTTGGAACACGGCGTCTACAGGCAGCTGAAGGCTCATTTTGAAACACCAGGATCTTCTGAAGCAGAATCTTTGAACCAGCTGGCTAGAGGAATGGATAAGAAAAGGGCAGCAGCTCTTTTCTTACGGACTTGTG TTCTAGCTACCCAAGACGTCATCAGAGTTCAGCAGAAGAAGCCATATGGGGATATACTCATCTCAAGAGGGCCAAAGATGTGA
- the LOC113725309 gene encoding sister chromatid cohesion 1 protein 1 isoform X1: protein MKPCLFSRVTLSLGGAFLLRIGVRWRSNSANPEHSRRTEKICCGVEIEEDHIGMAATTKEKITRKKLDKLDIIKICEEILNPSVPMALRLSSILMGGVVIVYERKVKLLYDDVNRLLVELNQAWKVQLVSDPTVLPKGKAQAKYESITLPAIREEDIEEMETLQHSNVPTTMGFTQTAYFSMRLDNMDDSYINPNPEEDLPQDDHQANPADITLFDSHDPSMADTIMHNRFERFDIEGDEDTQLNFAASEHATIPSTLVPSPPPQDKPYPSDEVQDHNPEAQVNQQVAKDKKVLQQDQLRQGPTRKRARQPAAMAMDCEQTIIPGHVYQSWLQNTSDITSRRRKNSQRSGAMSKRKIANITELPLTVLHDGLFTYGNREVHFPAPLLELWKKCTQPAHDSASGGTWTRQPPDPSSSSQPERIHKRDPIGYPIEDFHSGVGSQTEEISIEKQRTNHDISMQPEILMEEIGTDTANTKVPFSGAYIGALSQSNLMATPGDSSDEVRSIPSSGSGHGFLSNDSEVNLARSNMKRPHSSPRHRVYGLEPVAEENSSHPNFKLSRLSENGLIPDNELMVETGPTQTQKHPIAGQTNDQITRSIQMQDFAIIFLNNLLLFTRDFEYIVCVIHSLLEHGVYRQLKAHFETPGSSEAESLNQLARGMDKKRAAALFLRTCDEAILLAVLATQDVIRVQQKKPYGDILISRGPKM, encoded by the exons ATGAAACCTTGCTTGTTTTCAAGAGTAACCCTATCCCTCGGAGGAGCATTCCTTCTTCGCATCGGCGTACGTTGGCGCTCAAATTCGGCAAATCCAGAACACTCAAGACGGACGGAAAAAATATGCTGTGGTGTAGAAATTGAAGAAGATCATATAGG GATGGCGGCTACGACCAAAGAGAAGATTACCCGTAAAAAACTGGACAAGCTCGACATTATCAAAATCTG CGAAGAGATTTTGAATCCATCGGTTCCAATGGCTCTCAGACTCTCCAGTATTCTCATGG GTGGAGTCGTCATCGTCTACGAACGCAAAGTGAAACTCCTCTACG ATGATGTAAATCGTCTCCTG GTGGAGTTAAACCAAGCTTGGAAAGTTCAATTAGTGTCAGATCCAACCGTATTGCCTAAGGGCAAAGCTCAAGCCAA ATATGAATCCATTACTCTACCAGCAATTAGGGAGGAGGATATTGAAGAAAtggaaactcttcaacattctaaTGTGCCCACAACAATGGGGTTTACACAAACTGCCTATTTTTCAATG AGGCTGGATAACATGGATGATTCCTACATCAATCCAAATCCGGAGGAGGATCTTCCGCAGGATGACCATCAAG CTAATCCAGCTGATATCACTTTATTTGATAGCCATGATCCATCTATGGCGGACACAATCATGCATAACCGCTTTGAAAG GTTTGATATTGAAGGAGATGAGGACACACAATTGAACTTTGCAGCTTCAGAACATGCTACTATTCCTAGTACTCTTGTACCTTCTCCACCTCCTCAAGACAAACCCTATCCAT CTGATGAAGTACAGGATCACAATCCTGAGGCCCAAGTAAATCAGCAGGTTGCTAAAGACAAGAAAGTTCTTCAG CAGGATCAGTTAAGGCAAGGTCCAACTCGAAAGAGAGCAAGGCAGCCTGCTGCCATGGCAATGGACTGTGAGCAAACCATTATCCCTGGTCACGTATATCAATCTTGGCTTCAGAACACCTCCGATATTAcctcaagaagaagaaagaatagT CAGCGATCAGGTGCCATGTCCAAAAGGAAGATAGCAAATATCACGGAACTTCCTCTTACCGTTCTACATGATGGATTATTCACTTATGGGAACAGAGAAGTGCATTTTCCTGCTCCTCTTCTTGAACTATGGAAAAAATGTACCCAGCCAGCTCATGATTCAGCTTCGG GTGGGACTTGGACACGTCAACCCCCTGATCCATCATCGTCATCTCAACCAGAGCGAATACATAAACGAGATCCAATTGGTTAT CCCATTGAAGATTTTCATAGTGGTGTTGGCTCTCAAACTGAGGAAATTTCCATCGAGAAGCAGAGGACAAATCATGACATAAGCATGCAACCTGAAATTCTTATGGAGGAGATAGGAACTGATACTGCAAATACCAAAGTGCCATTTTCTGGGGCTTACATAGGGGCCCTCAGTCAGAGCAACCTGATGGCAACACCAGGAGATTCCA GTGATGAAGTAAGATCGATCCCGAGCTCGGGGTCTGGTCATGGTTTCCTGTCAAATGATTCAGAAGTCAATTTGGCAAG GTCCAACATGAAAAGACCACACTCTTCACCTAGGCACAGAGTTTATGGCCTTGAACCGGTGGCAGAGGAGAACTCGTCGCATCCAAACTTCAAGTTGTCTAGACTATCTGAAAATGGTCTTATACCAGATAATG AACTTATGGTGGAAACTGGACCAACGCAAACCCAGAAACATCCAATTGCTGGTCAAACTAATGATCAGATCACTCGTTCGATTCAAATGCAAGACTTTGCAATCATATTTTTGAATAATCTTCTTCTCTTTACTCGTGACTTTGAGTATATAGTTTGTGTAATTCATTCTCTTTTGGAACACGGCGTCTACAGGCAGCTGAAGGCTCATTTTGAAACACCAGGATCTTCTGAAGCAGAATCTTTGAACCAGCTGGCTAGAGGAATGGATAAGAAAAGGGCAGCAGCTCTTTTCTTACGGACTTGTG ACGAGGCAATTCTGCTGGCAGTTCTAGCTACCCAAGACGTCATCAGAGTTCAGCAGAAGAAGCCATATGGGGATATACTCATCTCAAGAGGGCCAAAGATGTGA
- the LOC113725309 gene encoding sister chromatid cohesion 1 protein 1 isoform X10, producing MFYSRQLLARKAPLGQIWMAATTKEKITRKKLDKLDIIKICEEILNPSVPMALRLSSILMGGVVIVYERKVKLLYDDVNRLLVELNQAWKVQLVSDPTVLPKGKAQAKYESITLPAIREEDIEEMETLQHSNVPTTMGFTQTAYFSMRLDNMDDSYINPNPEEDLPQDDHQANPADITLFDSHDPSMADTIMHNRFERFDIEGDEDTQLNFAASEHATIPSTLVPSPPPQDKPYPSDEVQDHNPEAQVNQQVAKDKKVLQQDQLRQGPTRKRARQPAAMAMDCEQTIIPGHVYQSWLQNTSDITSRRRKNSQRSGAMSKRKIANITELPLTVLHDGLFTYGNREVHFPAPLLELWKKCTQPAHDSASGGTWTRQPPDPSSSSQPERIHKRDPIGYPIEDFHSGVGSQTEEISIEKQRTNHDISMQPEILMEEIGTDTANTKVPFSGAYIGALSQSNLMATPGDSSDEVRSIPSSGSGHGFLSNDSEVNLARSNMKRPHSSPRHRVYGLEPVAEENSSHPNFKLSRLSENGLIPDNELMVETGPTQTQKHPIAGQTNDQITRSIQMQLKAHFETPGSSEAESLNQLARGMDKKRAAALFLRTCVLATQDVIRVQQKKPYGDILISRGPKM from the exons ATGTTTTACTCTAGGCAGCTCCTTGCTCGCAAAGCTCCGCTCGGCCAAATATG GATGGCGGCTACGACCAAAGAGAAGATTACCCGTAAAAAACTGGACAAGCTCGACATTATCAAAATCTG CGAAGAGATTTTGAATCCATCGGTTCCAATGGCTCTCAGACTCTCCAGTATTCTCATGG GTGGAGTCGTCATCGTCTACGAACGCAAAGTGAAACTCCTCTACG ATGATGTAAATCGTCTCCTG GTGGAGTTAAACCAAGCTTGGAAAGTTCAATTAGTGTCAGATCCAACCGTATTGCCTAAGGGCAAAGCTCAAGCCAA ATATGAATCCATTACTCTACCAGCAATTAGGGAGGAGGATATTGAAGAAAtggaaactcttcaacattctaaTGTGCCCACAACAATGGGGTTTACACAAACTGCCTATTTTTCAATG AGGCTGGATAACATGGATGATTCCTACATCAATCCAAATCCGGAGGAGGATCTTCCGCAGGATGACCATCAAG CTAATCCAGCTGATATCACTTTATTTGATAGCCATGATCCATCTATGGCGGACACAATCATGCATAACCGCTTTGAAAG GTTTGATATTGAAGGAGATGAGGACACACAATTGAACTTTGCAGCTTCAGAACATGCTACTATTCCTAGTACTCTTGTACCTTCTCCACCTCCTCAAGACAAACCCTATCCAT CTGATGAAGTACAGGATCACAATCCTGAGGCCCAAGTAAATCAGCAGGTTGCTAAAGACAAGAAAGTTCTTCAG CAGGATCAGTTAAGGCAAGGTCCAACTCGAAAGAGAGCAAGGCAGCCTGCTGCCATGGCAATGGACTGTGAGCAAACCATTATCCCTGGTCACGTATATCAATCTTGGCTTCAGAACACCTCCGATATTAcctcaagaagaagaaagaatagT CAGCGATCAGGTGCCATGTCCAAAAGGAAGATAGCAAATATCACGGAACTTCCTCTTACCGTTCTACATGATGGATTATTCACTTATGGGAACAGAGAAGTGCATTTTCCTGCTCCTCTTCTTGAACTATGGAAAAAATGTACCCAGCCAGCTCATGATTCAGCTTCGG GTGGGACTTGGACACGTCAACCCCCTGATCCATCATCGTCATCTCAACCAGAGCGAATACATAAACGAGATCCAATTGGTTAT CCCATTGAAGATTTTCATAGTGGTGTTGGCTCTCAAACTGAGGAAATTTCCATCGAGAAGCAGAGGACAAATCATGACATAAGCATGCAACCTGAAATTCTTATGGAGGAGATAGGAACTGATACTGCAAATACCAAAGTGCCATTTTCTGGGGCTTACATAGGGGCCCTCAGTCAGAGCAACCTGATGGCAACACCAGGAGATTCCA GTGATGAAGTAAGATCGATCCCGAGCTCGGGGTCTGGTCATGGTTTCCTGTCAAATGATTCAGAAGTCAATTTGGCAAG GTCCAACATGAAAAGACCACACTCTTCACCTAGGCACAGAGTTTATGGCCTTGAACCGGTGGCAGAGGAGAACTCGTCGCATCCAAACTTCAAGTTGTCTAGACTATCTGAAAATGGTCTTATACCAGATAATG AACTTATGGTGGAAACTGGACCAACGCAAACCCAGAAACATCCAATTGCTGGTCAAACTAATGATCAGATCACTCGTTCGATTCAAAT GCAGCTGAAGGCTCATTTTGAAACACCAGGATCTTCTGAAGCAGAATCTTTGAACCAGCTGGCTAGAGGAATGGATAAGAAAAGGGCAGCAGCTCTTTTCTTACGGACTTGTG TTCTAGCTACCCAAGACGTCATCAGAGTTCAGCAGAAGAAGCCATATGGGGATATACTCATCTCAAGAGGGCCAAAGATGTGA
- the LOC113725309 gene encoding sister chromatid cohesion 1 protein 1 isoform X6 codes for MFYSRQLLARKAPLGQIWMAATTKEKITRKKLDKLDIIKICEEILNPSVPMALRLSSILMGGVVIVYERKVKLLYDDVNRLLVELNQAWKVQLVSDPTVLPKGKAQAKYESITLPAIREEDIEEMETLQHSNVPTTMGFTQTAYFSMRLDNMDDSYINPNPEEDLPQDDHQANPADITLFDSHDPSMADTIMHNRFERFDIEGDEDTQLNFAASEHATIPSTLVPSPPPQDKPYPSDEVQDHNPEAQVNQQVAKDKKVLQQDQLRQGPTRKRARQPAAMAMDCEQTIIPGHVYQSWLQNTSDITSRRRKNSQRSGAMSKRKIANITELPLTVLHDGLFTYGNREVHFPAPLLELWKKCTQPAHDSASGGTWTRQPPDPSSSSQPERIHKRDPIGYPIEDFHSGVGSQTEEISIEKQRTNHDISMQPEILMEEIGTDTANTKVPFSGAYIGALSQSNLMATPGDSSDEVRSIPSSGSGHGFLSNDSEVNLARSNMKRPHSSPRHRVYGLEPVAEENSSHPNFKLSRLSENGLIPDNELMVETGPTQTQKHPIAGQTNDQITRSIQMQDFAIIFLNNLLLFTRDFEYIVCVIHSLLEHGVYRQLKAHFETPGSSEAESLNQLARGMDKKRAAALFLRTCDEAILLAVLATQDVIRVQQKKPYGDILISRGPKM; via the exons ATGTTTTACTCTAGGCAGCTCCTTGCTCGCAAAGCTCCGCTCGGCCAAATATG GATGGCGGCTACGACCAAAGAGAAGATTACCCGTAAAAAACTGGACAAGCTCGACATTATCAAAATCTG CGAAGAGATTTTGAATCCATCGGTTCCAATGGCTCTCAGACTCTCCAGTATTCTCATGG GTGGAGTCGTCATCGTCTACGAACGCAAAGTGAAACTCCTCTACG ATGATGTAAATCGTCTCCTG GTGGAGTTAAACCAAGCTTGGAAAGTTCAATTAGTGTCAGATCCAACCGTATTGCCTAAGGGCAAAGCTCAAGCCAA ATATGAATCCATTACTCTACCAGCAATTAGGGAGGAGGATATTGAAGAAAtggaaactcttcaacattctaaTGTGCCCACAACAATGGGGTTTACACAAACTGCCTATTTTTCAATG AGGCTGGATAACATGGATGATTCCTACATCAATCCAAATCCGGAGGAGGATCTTCCGCAGGATGACCATCAAG CTAATCCAGCTGATATCACTTTATTTGATAGCCATGATCCATCTATGGCGGACACAATCATGCATAACCGCTTTGAAAG GTTTGATATTGAAGGAGATGAGGACACACAATTGAACTTTGCAGCTTCAGAACATGCTACTATTCCTAGTACTCTTGTACCTTCTCCACCTCCTCAAGACAAACCCTATCCAT CTGATGAAGTACAGGATCACAATCCTGAGGCCCAAGTAAATCAGCAGGTTGCTAAAGACAAGAAAGTTCTTCAG CAGGATCAGTTAAGGCAAGGTCCAACTCGAAAGAGAGCAAGGCAGCCTGCTGCCATGGCAATGGACTGTGAGCAAACCATTATCCCTGGTCACGTATATCAATCTTGGCTTCAGAACACCTCCGATATTAcctcaagaagaagaaagaatagT CAGCGATCAGGTGCCATGTCCAAAAGGAAGATAGCAAATATCACGGAACTTCCTCTTACCGTTCTACATGATGGATTATTCACTTATGGGAACAGAGAAGTGCATTTTCCTGCTCCTCTTCTTGAACTATGGAAAAAATGTACCCAGCCAGCTCATGATTCAGCTTCGG GTGGGACTTGGACACGTCAACCCCCTGATCCATCATCGTCATCTCAACCAGAGCGAATACATAAACGAGATCCAATTGGTTAT CCCATTGAAGATTTTCATAGTGGTGTTGGCTCTCAAACTGAGGAAATTTCCATCGAGAAGCAGAGGACAAATCATGACATAAGCATGCAACCTGAAATTCTTATGGAGGAGATAGGAACTGATACTGCAAATACCAAAGTGCCATTTTCTGGGGCTTACATAGGGGCCCTCAGTCAGAGCAACCTGATGGCAACACCAGGAGATTCCA GTGATGAAGTAAGATCGATCCCGAGCTCGGGGTCTGGTCATGGTTTCCTGTCAAATGATTCAGAAGTCAATTTGGCAAG GTCCAACATGAAAAGACCACACTCTTCACCTAGGCACAGAGTTTATGGCCTTGAACCGGTGGCAGAGGAGAACTCGTCGCATCCAAACTTCAAGTTGTCTAGACTATCTGAAAATGGTCTTATACCAGATAATG AACTTATGGTGGAAACTGGACCAACGCAAACCCAGAAACATCCAATTGCTGGTCAAACTAATGATCAGATCACTCGTTCGATTCAAATGCAAGACTTTGCAATCATATTTTTGAATAATCTTCTTCTCTTTACTCGTGACTTTGAGTATATAGTTTGTGTAATTCATTCTCTTTTGGAACACGGCGTCTACAGGCAGCTGAAGGCTCATTTTGAAACACCAGGATCTTCTGAAGCAGAATCTTTGAACCAGCTGGCTAGAGGAATGGATAAGAAAAGGGCAGCAGCTCTTTTCTTACGGACTTGTG ACGAGGCAATTCTGCTGGCAGTTCTAGCTACCCAAGACGTCATCAGAGTTCAGCAGAAGAAGCCATATGGGGATATACTCATCTCAAGAGGGCCAAAGATGTGA
- the LOC113725309 gene encoding sister chromatid cohesion 1 protein 1 isoform X9 — METLQHSNVPTTMGFTQTAYFSMRLDNMDDSYINPNPEEDLPQDDHQANPADITLFDSHDPSMADTIMHNRFERFDIEGDEDTQLNFAASEHATIPSTLVPSPPPQDKPYPSDEVQDHNPEAQVNQQVAKDKKVLQQDQLRQGPTRKRARQPAAMAMDCEQTIIPGHVYQSWLQNTSDITSRRRKNSQRSGAMSKRKIANITELPLTVLHDGLFTYGNREVHFPAPLLELWKKCTQPAHDSASGGTWTRQPPDPSSSSQPERIHKRDPIGYPIEDFHSGVGSQTEEISIEKQRTNHDISMQPEILMEEIGTDTANTKVPFSGAYIGALSQSNLMATPGDSSDEVRSIPSSGSGHGFLSNDSEVNLARSNMKRPHSSPRHRVYGLEPVAEENSSHPNFKLSRLSENGLIPDNELMVETGPTQTQKHPIAGQTNDQITRSIQMQDFAIIFLNNLLLFTRDFEYIVCVIHSLLEHGVYRQLKAHFETPGSSEAESLNQLARGMDKKRAAALFLRTCDEAILLAVLATQDVIRVQQKKPYGDILISRGPKM, encoded by the exons AtggaaactcttcaacattctaaTGTGCCCACAACAATGGGGTTTACACAAACTGCCTATTTTTCAATG AGGCTGGATAACATGGATGATTCCTACATCAATCCAAATCCGGAGGAGGATCTTCCGCAGGATGACCATCAAG CTAATCCAGCTGATATCACTTTATTTGATAGCCATGATCCATCTATGGCGGACACAATCATGCATAACCGCTTTGAAAG GTTTGATATTGAAGGAGATGAGGACACACAATTGAACTTTGCAGCTTCAGAACATGCTACTATTCCTAGTACTCTTGTACCTTCTCCACCTCCTCAAGACAAACCCTATCCAT CTGATGAAGTACAGGATCACAATCCTGAGGCCCAAGTAAATCAGCAGGTTGCTAAAGACAAGAAAGTTCTTCAG CAGGATCAGTTAAGGCAAGGTCCAACTCGAAAGAGAGCAAGGCAGCCTGCTGCCATGGCAATGGACTGTGAGCAAACCATTATCCCTGGTCACGTATATCAATCTTGGCTTCAGAACACCTCCGATATTAcctcaagaagaagaaagaatagT CAGCGATCAGGTGCCATGTCCAAAAGGAAGATAGCAAATATCACGGAACTTCCTCTTACCGTTCTACATGATGGATTATTCACTTATGGGAACAGAGAAGTGCATTTTCCTGCTCCTCTTCTTGAACTATGGAAAAAATGTACCCAGCCAGCTCATGATTCAGCTTCGG GTGGGACTTGGACACGTCAACCCCCTGATCCATCATCGTCATCTCAACCAGAGCGAATACATAAACGAGATCCAATTGGTTAT CCCATTGAAGATTTTCATAGTGGTGTTGGCTCTCAAACTGAGGAAATTTCCATCGAGAAGCAGAGGACAAATCATGACATAAGCATGCAACCTGAAATTCTTATGGAGGAGATAGGAACTGATACTGCAAATACCAAAGTGCCATTTTCTGGGGCTTACATAGGGGCCCTCAGTCAGAGCAACCTGATGGCAACACCAGGAGATTCCA GTGATGAAGTAAGATCGATCCCGAGCTCGGGGTCTGGTCATGGTTTCCTGTCAAATGATTCAGAAGTCAATTTGGCAAG GTCCAACATGAAAAGACCACACTCTTCACCTAGGCACAGAGTTTATGGCCTTGAACCGGTGGCAGAGGAGAACTCGTCGCATCCAAACTTCAAGTTGTCTAGACTATCTGAAAATGGTCTTATACCAGATAATG AACTTATGGTGGAAACTGGACCAACGCAAACCCAGAAACATCCAATTGCTGGTCAAACTAATGATCAGATCACTCGTTCGATTCAAATGCAAGACTTTGCAATCATATTTTTGAATAATCTTCTTCTCTTTACTCGTGACTTTGAGTATATAGTTTGTGTAATTCATTCTCTTTTGGAACACGGCGTCTACAGGCAGCTGAAGGCTCATTTTGAAACACCAGGATCTTCTGAAGCAGAATCTTTGAACCAGCTGGCTAGAGGAATGGATAAGAAAAGGGCAGCAGCTCTTTTCTTACGGACTTGTG ACGAGGCAATTCTGCTGGCAGTTCTAGCTACCCAAGACGTCATCAGAGTTCAGCAGAAGAAGCCATATGGGGATATACTCATCTCAAGAGGGCCAAAGATGTGA